In Flavobacterium sp. 83, the genomic window GACTATACACGGGAGTAAATAACTTGTACACTTTCACAAAATATAAAGGGTATGATCCGGGAGCTTCAAACGGAGCGCCAATTGGTGGTGGAATCGATTATGGTTTTTACCCTATCCCAAGAACCTATTTGTTAGGTTTAAACATTAATTTTTAATTTGAATTAAAATGAAAAAGTACATATTTATTACACTAGCAAGCATCACAATTTTTTCTACAGTATTTATTTCCTGTACGGATGAATTTGTTAATCGCGATCCAGTTTATTCTATCGATTCTGAGAATTATTTTAATTCTAAAACTGATTATGACAATGCGCTAATTGCAGCTTATGATATGTTGCAATCCACTTTTATCAATTCTTTGATGGGAGAAATTGCCTCTGATAATACACTTGCGGGAGGAGGAAATGCAACTGATGTTATAGGATATCAGCAAATTGACGATATGATTCATACTCCGGTCAATGCCCAACTTAAAAATTTATGGGATTGGATGTTTGCAGGAGTTCAAAGAGCTAATTATGTTCTTGAATTTAAAGATAAAATAGATTTTGAAGGCAAAAGCCAAGTTATTGCTGAAGCTCGTTTTCTTAGAGCGTATTACCAGTTTGAATTGGTAAAATGGTTTGGTGGAATTCCAATGAAAGGAGATGCCCGATTCAAACTTGGAGAGGAAAAAACAATTCCACGCTCTTCAGTTGCTGATGTATATGCTTCAATCGAAGCAGATTTAATTTATGCATCTCAGAATTTAGCTCCAGTTGCTTCACAAAAAGGGAGAGCTACTAAGGGGGCTGCTTTAGCATTACTTGGGAAAGCCTATTTGTACCAAAACAAATTTGCACAAGCAGCAACTACTTTTGAAAGTTTGATTTCAACCTCTTCTTATTCATTAGTAACAGACTATAATTCAATTTTTGAAGATGCTGGAGAAAACGGAGCAGAATCTGTTTTTGAAGTGCAATATACAGATGTTGAAGGTGCTGGTTTTGGATGTTTCCAATGTAGTGAAGGTAATATCGCTATAGGTTTCAATGGACCAAGAGATTACACAGGAACCTTATTTACATCAGGTTTTAGCTTTAACGTTCCTACTCAAAAAATTGTAAATGCTTTTGAAGCAGGAGATAATAGAAAAGCAGTGGCGATTTTGGATATTGAAGCTTGGGCTGCAAGTACAGGAGCAACATTTAGCAAAGGGAACGAGCATACCGGA contains:
- a CDS encoding RagB/SusD family nutrient uptake outer membrane protein; the encoded protein is MKKYIFITLASITIFSTVFISCTDEFVNRDPVYSIDSENYFNSKTDYDNALIAAYDMLQSTFINSLMGEIASDNTLAGGGNATDVIGYQQIDDMIHTPVNAQLKNLWDWMFAGVQRANYVLEFKDKIDFEGKSQVIAEARFLRAYYQFELVKWFGGIPMKGDARFKLGEEKTIPRSSVADVYASIEADLIYASQNLAPVASQKGRATKGAALALLGKAYLYQNKFAQAATTFESLISTSSYSLVTDYNSIFEDAGENGAESVFEVQYTDVEGAGFGCFQCSEGNIAIGFNGPRDYTGTLFTSGFSFNVPTQKIVNAFEAGDNRKAVAILDIEAWAASTGATFSKGNEHTGYYNRKYIPRIRNANAQGDRNLTNPNNYRAIRYADVLLMAAEAYNRGKIDDAKARGYLNQVRDRAFGDQNHRITSSGDALTDFIWAERRIELVGEGHRFFDLVRIGKAAQEIEGFKVGKNELFPIPIEEIQFSNGNWQQNPGY